The following are encoded in a window of Rosa chinensis cultivar Old Blush chromosome 4, RchiOBHm-V2, whole genome shotgun sequence genomic DNA:
- the LOC112198472 gene encoding uncharacterized protein LOC112198472 codes for MEEIREAALAYYHNLPEDLQKLASEKFKEIDSNGNGTISIREFKKSMGSSFDNDSVIMKRSFKELDKNGDGKLDFNEYITLYYLVESGRVLIYCAGDGCEAAPFLKGLYFTCVDCFHHNENETFDLCTSCYRNADFVHEHTNFVDNHVLLRSKAACCESTSEPCSSGSDSESNQVSRSGSKRVEVKRSGSKRRAVFGAINSGVSVAQAVGSVAADAASCSIM; via the exons ATGGAAGAAATACGTGAGGCTGCTTTAGCTTACTACCATAACTTGCCAGAAGACCTACAGAAGCTGGCATCTgaaaaattcaaagaaattgATTCAAATGGTAATGGCACAATAAGCATCAGGGAATTCAAGAAGAGTATGGGAAGCTCTTTCGACAATGACTCCGTGATCATGAAGAGAAGCTTCAAGGAGCTGGACAAGAACGGAGACGGCAAGTTGGATTTCAACGAATACATCACTCTTTACTATCTTGTAGAGAGCGGTAGGGTGCTGATTTATTGTGCGGGCGATGGATGTGAGGCCGCACCTTTTCTCAAGGGACTCTATTTTACTTGCGTCGACTGCTTCCACCATAACGAAAATGAAACTTTCGATCTCTGCACCTCCTGCTACCGCAATGCTGACTTTGTTCATGAACACACCAACTTTGTGGATAACCATGTGTTACTTCGTTCCAAGGCTGCTTGTTGTGAATCCACATCTGAG CCATGCTCTTCTGGGTCTGATTCTGAGTCCAATCAAGTTAGTCGATCTGGATCAAAGAGAGTGGAAGTTAAGCGATCTGGATCAAAGAGG AGGGCAGTATTTGGAGCAATCAATTCTGGAGTGAGCGTTGCACAGGCAGTAGGAAGTGTTGCAGCTGATGCTGCTTCGTGCAGCATCATGTGA